The Pelodiscus sinensis isolate JC-2024 chromosome 4, ASM4963464v1, whole genome shotgun sequence genomic sequence GACGGCACAAGGCAGCATGTCCCCTGGGCCTGATGCACCACAGAGCTCATGCTggatcagggcagggcaggaggaaagagACGGGTGGCAACATTTGCCAAGGAGCTGAAGCTGGGGGATGGGCAAGGCCCCCACCAAAGCCAGCGGCGGACGGGGCGCAACCGAGGCAAGGGACGGCGTAAGGCGCAGCCCACCCATGCAGGCCGGTCTGGTCAGCTCTCGACGACTCCAGGCCCACTGGACGGGAGCTGGGCTTTGATCCAGGGGGGCCGAGGGAAGTGTCCGGGCACTGGTCCTGCCCATGCTGTATGCTGAAGAATACAACCGCCCCAAGACAGACAAGCAGGCTGGGCAGAGCCTACAGCGCAGAACTAACAGGCTGTGGGGGAGCCACAGAATTTCTGGAGGAGCCACGAGCAGCTTGAGAAAGGGAAACAAGTTTCCATGACCATGGCGGCTTGTCGTCTCGAAGACGAGGTGCAGAAGCAAGGGGGGGGGCCGTAGGATGCTACGCAGTGGGCTGAAGGCAACTGAGCTGCCCTGATCAAGTGGGCATGAGGAGGTGCGTGACCATGCTGGGCAGTAGCCTCAGGGCTTCCCCAAGGAGAGGAGACGTTAAGAAGAGGAACTTACTGCTGCAGGATCTTTGAGAGCTCAGCAGCAAACAGACGTCGGGAGTGCTGATCCCCACAACAGGAGTACTTTGTCTAAACAgtcccaggctgggagtgggacaagaccttccctcctttccctctgccccccccccccgaaaacaGCTGCTGTTTGAGACCGGCCCCTCGCATAGGTAGGGCACCAAATGCTCTGATGAGCAGTGAAGGCCGAGATGCAGCCCCCTACACTTCCGCCCAACCCTCCCACCTCCAGCGCAGCCCTTACCTGTCTCCATGCAGCTCCAGGCCAGCCAGGGATGTGGCACCGGGTTGTTTCCCACATCCAATGCCGGCCTCACTGGCCCAGTCCATCTGCCCCACGGCCACCTCCCCAGGCTTCGCAGACCTCTCGGCCCCGGAGCTGAACTCGCGGCTCCAGTAAAACTGTCTCTCTCCGGCCTCCGTCATGCCCAGGTGCCCCAAGCCGCTGGCGGTGGCCGAGTCTCCCGTGCCGTCACCGGCCCCGTCTGACTGCCCCACGCCAGGTTCCCGGGGTGGAtcggcgccccccgccccgaggcCACTGGAGGGACCCGTGCTGCTCATGCTGCATGTGTATGTCCAGTCCATCCATCCCCCGCTGACAGATGGCTCCGTGACACCGAGACCTTGACCTCCAGCCCAGTCGGGCTGCCCCACGCCGGCCTCTCTGAGCTCCTCCAGGCCCACCCCTTGGGAATGGCCAGCCCGCTCGGGCAGGGTCTCGCTGGCAGCGACGGGCTCCAAAGCGGCCAAGCCAAAGCCACCTGCCCGCTGCGTCCCGATGACGCCAAACTGGCTTTCGTGCTCAGCCCCTCCGACCCCGAACTCACGGGTGCAATCCCGCCTGGCAAAAGAGAACTTGCTCTCTTGCAGGCCGCTGCCGTTCCACCTGGGCTTCCGGGCCTTGGGGGCTCGGATCAAGCTGCCGGCATCTTCGACCCCAGGGCCAAAGGTAGAGTCTCGGTCTGTAAGGCGACTGCCATGGTCCCCAAGCCAAGCTGGCTTGTCAGGGCTCAATGCGCCGTCCTGTCCAGCACCATCACCAATTCCGAACTCGCGGGTCCAGAGTTGCTGGCCAGTGCCAAAGTCCTTGTCCTGCTGGGCGGTATCCCCAACACCGTACCCACGGGTCCACTCCCTACCCTGCTCGTGGGACTTGGCACTGCACTCCCGGGTCCAGTCTGGCTTCTCAGGACTACACTCCTTACCCGGACCATCAGCAGGACTGAACCCATACTCACGGGTCCAGTCTGGCTCGTTGGTGCCAAACTCTCTATCCTGCCGGACGGTATCACCACTGTACACACGGGGCCAGTCTGGCTTGCCAGAGCCGAATTCTCTATCCTGCCGGGCAGTATCATCGACACCAGGATCACGGGTCCAGTCTGGCTCGTTGGTGCCAAACTCTCTATCCTGCCGGACGGTATCACCACTGTACACACGGGGCCAGTCTGGCTTGCCAGAGCCGAATTCTCTATCCTGCCGGGCAGTATCATCGACACCAGGATCACGGGTCCAGTCTGGCTTGCTGGTGCCAAACTCTCTATCCTGCCGGACGGTATCACCAACACCGGGATCACGGGTCCAGTCTGGCTTGCTGGTGCCAAACTCTCTATCCTGCCGGGCGGTATCACCGACACCAGGATCATGGGTCCAGTCTGGCTTGCTGGTGCCAAACTCTCTATCCTGCCGGGCGGTATCACCGATATCACCGACACCAGGATCATGGGTCCAGTCTGGCTTGCTGGTGCCAAACTCTCTATCCTGCCGGACGGTATCACCGACACCGGGATCATGGGTCCAGTCTGGCTTGCTGGTGCCAAACTGTCTATCCTGCCGGGCAGTATCACCGATATCACCGACACCAGGATCATGGGTCCAGTCTGGCTCGCTGGTGCCAAACTCTCTATCCTGCCGGACAGTATCACCGACACCGGGATCACGGGTCCAGTCTGGCTTGCTGGTGCCAAACTCTCTATCCTGCCGGACGGTATCACCGACACCGGGATCATGGGTCCAGTCTGGCTTGCTGGTGCCAAACTCTCTATCCTGCCGGACGGTATCACCGACACCGGGATCATGGGTCCAGTCTGGCTTGCTGGTGCCAAACTCTCTATCCTGCCGGACGGTATCACCGACACCGGGATCACGGGTCCAGTCTGGCTTGCTGGTGCCAAACTCTCTATCCTGCCGGACGGTATCACCGACACCGGGATCACGGGTCCAGTCTGGCTTGCTGGTGCCAAACTCTCTATCCTGCCGGGCGGTATCACCGATATCACCGACACCGGGATCATGGGTCCAGTCTGGCTTGCTGGTGCCAAACTCTCTATCCTGCCGGGCGGTATCACCGATATCACCGACACCGGGATCATGGGTCCAGTCTGGCTTGCTGGTGCCAAACTCTCTATCCTGCCGGGCGGTATCACCACCGTACATGTGGGGCCACTCTCTAGCCTGTCGGGTGGTATCACCCACACACAGCTCGCGGGCCCAGCCTGACTGGCAAGTACCCGACTCTCTATCCTTTTGGTTGGTATCACCACCGTACATGTGGGGCCAGTCTGGCTTGCCGGAGCTGAACTCTTCATCTTGCCGGGCGCTATCACCGACACTGGACTCATGGGACCAGTCTGGCTTGCCAGAGCCGACCTCTCTATCCTGCCGGGCGGTATCACCAGCACCAGGCTCATGGGTCCAGGATGACTTGCTGGTGCCAAACTCTCCATCTTGTTGGTCGGTATCCCCACCGTACATGTGGGGCCACTCTCTATCCTGCTGGGCGGTATCACCAACAACAGGCTCATGGGTCCAGTCTGGCTGGCCAGCCTTGAATCTCTTGTCCTGCTGGGTGCTCTCCCCAGTGCCGTAGGAGTTGCTCCAGTCCAGTTTCCTGGTACTGAATTCCCCATCCGGGCTGTTGGCACCGCCCACGTTGTATTGGCCGCTCCAGTCTGGCTTGCCGGGGCTGAAGTCTCCCTCCTGCCGGcagctctcctccatgctgtagGCATCAGGCCAGTTTCCATGCGCCGCGCTGGACTCCTGCAGCCGCTCCGGCTCTTTGTACGCATCGCCCCAGTCCCGCGTGCCCGTGCCGAACTCCCGATCCTGCTCAGTCTCGCTGGCCCAGTCCGTCTTCCCCGTGTTGTGCTCGCTGGCCCAACCAAGCTCACCGGCTCGGTGGGTCCCTCTGATGCCAAACTCACTGCACAGATCTTTCCGCGACCAGCCAAGCAGGCCCTGGGAGAAAGAGGGTGAACAGGGTTAAAAGAGGCCAGAATGGGGGGGAACAGGAGTGGAtcagcccctccaccccaaacGGGCCTGGCTATGCGAAGCAGGCAGGGTCCCAGGGATCTGTCTCTAGGGGACATCACCCCCAGCTGCAGCATTGGAGTCCTGGATTATCCTTCACTCCTGAGCAAGACAGGAGACTCGCTCACCCTTCGGTGGTCTCCAATTCACGAGCCCCTTTGATCCTGCCCCAAAGCCCTTTGCGCTCCGCACCAGGGGGAGCGAGAGCTCCCTGCGTGATCCCAGCTCATCTGAACCCccacctggcccagcccagcggggcagcccaaGTCCCCCCACCCAGGCATGGCCAGAAGCACTGTCTGTACTCACAGCCGGCCTGGGGACACTGCATTCACTCGTGTACCGAGCACGCCCGGCctcatcccgcagcgccaagtTAGCCAAGAGTCGCTCCAGGACAGACGCCCCGCCAGCCTCTCTAGCCATGGCTGTGGCAGGCGCCCCACGCATCccaagaggggccaggagaggccaGTGCTAAGGCTGCCTTCAGCAGCTCACCCTGCCCCGGCTCGCCCCGGCACGCTCCGCTCTGCCTCCGCCCAACCCGTCCGACTGCTAATCACACGCCGCTGGCGGCCACGGCCCGGCCCCGCCAAGCTGAGCCCGCTTGCTCAGCACggcacacccacccctcaccCCGGCGAGGAGTTAACCCCTTCCACTGCCTCAGACTGGGATGGGCCCAGAGGGCCCCCTTCTGGGCCTGGGGagacaccccccacacaccctctcaGGAGACAGCCCCGCATCCTCCAgatccagcaggaggcgccctaCCCAAAGtgacacctcctccctccctcccaatccCCCCCTGTggacagtgccccctgctggggctggggaaacatCCTCCCCACACACCTGGAAGATGCCCCCCATATTCCCagatccagcagggggcgctctacCCAGAGTGCGGCACTCCCCTCCCTCACACTCACTCAGGAGAGCacgccccctactggccctgtGGGAGACGCACAGGAGACAAAgtccttcctcccactcctcccctggCACCAAGAGATCCCCCccagggcccctctccccacacccagccACCCTTCCTTTACCTCTGGCCCTGCAGGCTCCCCAGGCTCAGGGATGTTCTGCCTCTTGGTCTCATCAGCGCAGGGCGGTGGCGATGCCAGCAGCTGGTCCAGCCAACGCGAATGGGGATGCAGCTCAGAACCCGGCTCGCCCGGCCGCAGCCCCTCCTGGCTTCCCCCcgccagtgccaggccccccgCCGAACCCTCCTCCTGGCAGGCGCGGGCACCGGCCGGCCTGGGCACATCAGCCAACAGGATAGGGGCCGCTCGCTCCAGGCCTGGCTCCAGCTCTGGGTCCGTCAGCTGCAGGGGGGCACCCAGCAGTGGCCTGCCCTGCTTCTCCCAGAGAGCCTCTGCCTCGCCCACCACTGCAGGGCCCTTCAGCTCAGTCACGGCCAGCTCCCTTTGGGCATCAGGGCCCCCAGGGCAAGTGGCTTCCAGGCTCCCTCGTCTCCCTGCCTCCACGGGGCTGCCTGCCTTGTCACACGGGGCCTCGGTGGCACCCCCTGGGGGGGCAGAACTCCCGGCTGCCTCGGTGTCCTGCCCATCCAGGGCTACCTTGGGAAGCTCGGGCCTCAGCCCCTCAGAGTCGCTCCCCTCGTCAGGCCAtttggggctgggggccaggcccTCCCCATCCAACTCGCCCGGGTCAGAGAGGCCAGAATCGTCGGCCTCTCTGATGGGGGATCTGGGAGGTTCCCACTCTGCTGCCCGGGGCGGGAACGCCCATTCGAACGACTGCGACAGGCTCCAGTTGGACTCGCTTTGCAGAGGCTGCCCGCAGTGGGGGGGGCCTCCCCTGGGcagggcagccagggagcctCCAAGAACCCCCATTCCTTGCCCCTCGCCTGGCAGCTGCACCACGCCATCTGAGGCACGCCGGAGCCCCAGCTGCGGGGGCTGGAAGCCCTTGTCCATTGGCACGGGCCCGGAGTcactggggggcaaaggggagccCTGCTCAGGAGATGAGGGGCCATCAGGGGACCTCGGGGTCTCAGCAGGCCCATCAGAAGACCCAAGAGATTGAGAGACACCGATGGAGAGTTTAGGAGACAGACTAGGGGTGTCTGGAGATAGAATAGGAGATTTGGGGGCCCCTGGGGAGTGAGTGCTTGTGGGGGACAGGTCAGCAAGTGGTCCTGGGGCCAAAGGCCGCCCTACAGGGGGGCTGCCGGTGAGCTCTGTGGGGGCATCAGGGGGGCCTGGTTCCAAGGGCTGGCCTGCAAGAGAGCTGGGGGAGAGCtctgtgggggcagcaggggagcctGGTGCCAGGCCCACAGGAAGGCCAGAGGGAGGTGGGGACTGCCCAGGAGTTTCGGGAGACCCCGGGGAGTGGGCAATGCGGAGGCAGGGTTCCGCTGGAGCGTAGGGGGCGCCAGGGGCCGGAACCAGGCTGACGGAGTCCTCAGCCAGAGCCTCGGGAGTGTCAGGGGAGCTAGCCCTGACCCAAAGGGGGAGCTCAGTGTGAGCAGGGTGggagcacggggcggggagcTCAGGAGGCAAAGCAGGGGACCCGGGCGCTGAGGCAGGATGCTCGGCAGGGAGATAAGGGGCCCCTGGGGCCGGAGCAAGGCCAGCAGAGGATCTGGGGGAGCCAGGGGCCACCCCGAGGGGGAGCTCAGCCGGAGCTGCGGGAACGGGGCAAGGCCGGGCTGAGAAGAACTGTGAGAAGAATGAAAATCAGAGTCATTAGCCATGCACCCCCCCGAACCGACCaggcttcccccccatccccatctcccagctggccccccaaccccagcaccgGGAGCTTCCCGCCCAGGGCTGCCCTCCAATTCCCAGACGGACCCAGAGTTTCTCCCCTCCAAATGGCCCCTTCTCAGCCCCTAAGCtccagctcccagggctggccccatgtgatggcccccagccctgggcactttccccctccctgacAGTCTCTGACCTCCTCCACCCCCTGGCTCCCAGATCTCCCCCGCCCTGTtccttgccctcccccacccttcctgctGAGGCGCCCCCTCCAGCTCCACAGCCTCCCGCCTCAGCTGCCGCCTCCCAAGATCTAGGACTGCCTCCCATGGCAGGGAGATAaaggcagagaggaggaggaggaggaggaaaaaggaagCAGAGCAATCAGACCCTAGGGCTGCAGAATGGCATTCGGGGCTGTGCagacccccagccccacggcagggAAGGCCCAATGGCCCCGCCTCCACCAGGGAGAAGGGTgagttccctgctctgcccccgccaGGGGGAGGGAGTTAATGGTTAACCTCTTCCGGGCTCCCGCCCAGGAGCCCAGGaaaagcagctggggggggggggggcgtgcctgccctgccctctctgccTAGGGGTTTGGCTGAGGGCCCAATGGGACCGGGAACCGCCCGCCTGCCGCATACCTGCCAGGTCAGCGAGCCCAACGCGGTGAGTCAGGGCTGCTCCCACCTGGGCATGGGGAGCAAGCGCCGggctcccagggccagggagccagggcagccgccccCACCCCCTTCGAGAGACCCTGATTCAATTGGCCAGCCTGCTCTCCCAggtccaccccactccccagggctgggcaagataaCACAGCACTGGCCTAGGAGCCTGTGGGCAGAGGAACCGTGTCCTGGGTCAGGGGAGCCACACTGtgcccctgggcaaggggaggagggggacagctACGCgtgcccagaaggggcggggccttgggtggaaggggcggggccaggcagccaACCTTCAGCACTACCCAGAGCACTCcacgctgccccctccctcccagccctcagcgctgcccggagTGCGCCGTGGGGGCtctggtgacaatttaaagggtctggggctctggtagctgctgccactgctaggccctttagaattgctgggccccggggcagTGGCCCCCTTTGTTCcatgttcccccctccccgccggcagGCCTATCTTGGGGTCCTGATGGCTCCCGTCCCCTGCAAAGGACCCAGGGACTCATGGCACCCTGCAGGCCACCTGGGTTCCCACGGCCTCACTTCCTGGAAGAGCTGCAGACGCTggcgcccaggggctggcagagaATGGAGCGGAGACACgcaccccagagagagggagcccaggagGAGACAGGAGAGCCCGGAAGGAGCGCACGGAGCAGCGCAGCCGCCGCGCTGCAGAGGGCGAGCCGAGAACTCACGCCAGGGGGAGACGGCGGCCTCCTGCGTCCGGACTGGTCCCCATCACAGCTGGCACCGGCCGGGGAGGAGCCGCTGAGGGAGAGAGAAATCGCGGCGGGTTAGTATCCAGCACATCATTTGGGGCTCACCTAGGCTCAATTAAACCAAGCACGGAGTCCTGCCACGTGGGCCCTTAGGGGCTTTTTTCGGTTTAGCTCAACTGCATTCCTAATTGGCTGAAAATAAACCACGGGCTAGTGTATGTGTTGCAGTTATCCATCCCCCATTCCTTCTGTGAATCGTGCCATTTTTGTGGCATcatcctgcggcaaggagttccacaggcaaaCTCTACGTTACAtgttaagggcttgtctatatgcAGAGCTGCATCCATCTGACTTCAGGGGCGATTTTATAGAAGTGCCAAAGAGCTGTCTGGAGACTTCTAGGATTCTTCTCCCCATCCAGGAAGCACCAGGTAATAAACTCTTTTCTGGCTTCCTCTCCACTCCCAGGGGAAGACTTGGCACCGGATCCTACCACTTTGCCAGATTCTCACCCACAATGCAGTGCAACACACCCTGTCCACTCCCCCCAAACATGGAACAGACAAGGCCATAACCCACACTGCCCTGCAAGCCCCACTACTGCATATCTGCCCCTCACCTCTCCCTGGAGGCTGAGCCAGGGTGTGTCTGTGCTTCTCTGTCTGGGGGTTCTGGCAGGCATTGTCCACTGGGGTACGGGCTTCCATCCCTCTTCTTCCCGCCGGCGACCGGCTCATCCCTGCAGGGCGCTCCGCTCTCCTGAGCTTCAGGGAGCCCCAATTCCCGGGGGGCCTCGAAGCCGAGGGTGACGGTGCCACCGTCCCCTCCCTCGGCACTAGGTTGCCTCCGGAAGGCGACAAAGCCTTTGGGCCCAAAGCAGGAGCCAGCATCAGAGCTGAAGGTTGAGCGCAGCCCCTCTTTGCGGGGGCGCTCCATCTTCGCCAGGATCTCTTCCACTGTGGTGCCAGGGAAGCGCTCCGGCTTGGCCGCCACCGGCACCGGCTTCACCTTGAAGGGAGCAGCACCCTTGAGGGCTCCCGATggccccccagcagggggcgtcaCAGGAGCCGGAGAGCCGTCTTCCTTGCCACTAGGCGGGGTTTTGGCTTCAGGGGGGGAGAGCCCCTTCCCATTGGAAGTCTCCGCTGGGGGGCTCTTGAGGCTAAAGGACAGGCGTTTATGGGTGGTGTTGCTGCCACTGTACGGCTTGGGACCCGCCAGCAGGTTGATCTTCTCGGCAGAGGGGAAATCAAGGCGGGGGGCCCGTGACCCAGGGGACGGTGGCGGGGCGCAGGGCTTGGCTGGTATAGTCGGTTTGGGCAGTGTGCGAGGTTTGGGCCTGACTGGCGGCTTCAGGACAGCATCA encodes the following:
- the TNKS1BP1 gene encoding 182 kDa tankyrase-1-binding protein isoform X1; its protein translation is MASQPHPLCPPPLCPTANGGMGTGAGQLVGSPETGDAVLKPPVRPKPRTLPKPTIPAKPCAPPPSPGSRAPRLDFPSAEKINLLAGPKPYSGSNTTHKRLSFSLKSPPAETSNGKGLSPPEAKTPPSGKEDGSPAPVTPPAGGPSGALKGAAPFKVKPVPVAAKPERFPGTTVEEILAKMERPRKEGLRSTFSSDAGSCFGPKGFVAFRRQPSAEGGDGGTVTLGFEAPRELGLPEAQESGAPCRDEPVAGGKKRDGSPYPSGQCLPEPPDREAQTHPGSASRESGSSPAGASCDGDQSGRRRPPSPPGFFSARPCPVPAAPAELPLGVAPGSPRSSAGLAPAPGAPYLPAEHPASAPGSPALPPELPAPCSHPAHTELPLWVRASSPDTPEALAEDSVSLVPAPGAPYAPAEPCLRIAHSPGSPETPGQSPPPSGLPVGLAPGSPAAPTELSPSSLAGQPLEPGPPDAPTELTGSPPVGRPLAPGPLADLSPTSTHSPGAPKSPILSPDTPSLSPKLSIGVSQSLGSSDGPAETPRSPDGPSSPEQGSPLPPSDSGPVPMDKGFQPPQLGLRRASDGVVQLPGEGQGMGVLGGSLAALPRGGPPHCGQPLQSESNWSLSQSFEWAFPPRAAEWEPPRSPIREADDSGLSDPGELDGEGLAPSPKWPDEGSDSEGLRPELPKVALDGQDTEAAGSSAPPGGATEAPCDKAGSPVEAGRRGSLEATCPGGPDAQRELAVTELKGPAVVGEAEALWEKQGRPLLGAPLQLTDPELEPGLERAAPILLADVPRPAGARACQEEGSAGGLALAGGSQEGLRPGEPGSELHPHSRWLDQLLASPPPCADETKRQNIPEPGEPAGPEGLLGWSRKDLCSEFGIRGTHRAGELGWASEHNTGKTDWASETEQDREFGTGTRDWGDAYKEPERLQESSAAHGNWPDAYSMEESCRQEGDFSPGKPDWSGQYNVGGANSPDGEFSTRKLDWSNSYGTGESTQQDKRFKAGQPDWTHEPVVGDTAQQDREWPHMYGGDTDQQDGEFGTSKSSWTHEPGAGDTARQDREVGSGKPDWSHESSVGDSARQDEEFSSGKPDWPHMYGGDTNQKDRESGTCQSGWARELCVGDTTRQAREWPHMYGGDTARQDREFGTSKPDWTHDPGVGDIGDTARQDREFGTSKPDWTHDPGVGDIGDTARQDREFGTSKPDWTRDPGVGDTVRQDREFGTSKPDWTRDPGVGDTVRQDREFGTSKPDWTHDPGVGDTVRQDREFGTSKPDWTHDPGVGDTVRQDREFGTSKPDWTRDPGVGDTVRQDREFGTSEPDWTHDPGVGDIGDTARQDRQFGTSKPDWTHDPGVGDTVRQDREFGTSKPDWTHDPGVGDIGDTARQDREFGTSKPDWTHDPGVGDTARQDREFGTSKPDWTRDPGVGDTVRQDREFGTSKPDWTRDPGVDDTARQDREFGSGKPDWPRVYSGDTVRQDREFGTNEPDWTRDPGVDDTARQDREFGSGKPDWPRVYSGDTVRQDREFGTNEPDWTREYGFSPADGPGKECSPEKPDWTRECSAKSHEQGREWTRGYGVGDTAQQDKDFGTGQQLWTREFGIGDGAGQDGALSPDKPAWLGDHGSRLTDRDSTFGPGVEDAGSLIRAPKARKPRWNGSGLQESKFSFARRDCTREFGVGGAEHESQFGVIGTQRAGGFGLAALEPVAASETLPERAGHSQGVGLEELREAGVGQPDWAGGQGLGVTEPSVSGGWMDWTYTCSMSSTGPSSGLGAGGADPPREPGVGQSDGAGDGTGDSATASGLGHLGMTEAGERQFYWSREFSSGAERSAKPGEVAVGQMDWASEAGIGCGKQPGATSLAGLELHGDSSGPVSPAHSGPSLLLEEMLAKAATQRKSPSAERGLPAAPDAHPSLSLREEDDGPRPDGDGAPSPSDAMDGGWPPREARRLSQPGRRGSQLSLPGEEFAFLEDTEVLDSAVYRNRANLGRKRGHRAPAPRPAGTQGLSEAEAADWMFRDSTEPRTVHRESSDEEAAEEPQSRRARSSSATKGIKVPLFPGLSPSALKAKLRGRNRSVEEGAQPGEAKTALPKEPHVQRSKSCKLPGLGGKPLALPPKPEKSSGSDASSPHWLQALKLKKKKS
- the TNKS1BP1 gene encoding 182 kDa tankyrase-1-binding protein isoform X2; this translates as MASQPHPLCPPPLCPTANGGMGTGAGQLVGSPETGDAVLKPPVRPKPRTLPKPTIPAKPCAPPPSPGSRAPRLDFPSAEKINLLAGPKPYSGSNTTHKRLSFSLKSPPAETSNGKGLSPPEAKTPPSGKEDGSPAPVTPPAGGPSGALKGAAPFKVKPVPVAAKPERFPGTTVEEILAKMERPRKEGLRSTFSSDAGSCFGPKGFVAFRRQPSAEGGDGGTVTLGFEAPRELGLPEAQESGAPCRDEPVAGGKKRDGSPYPSGQCLPEPPDREAQTHPGSASRESGSSPAGASCDGDQSGRRRPPSPPGFFSARPCPVPAAPAELPLGVAPGSPRSSAGLAPAPGAPYLPAEHPASAPGSPALPPELPAPCSHPAHTELPLWVRASSPDTPEALAEDSVSLVPAPGAPYAPAEPCLRIAHSPGSPETPGQSPPPSGLPVGLAPGSPAAPTELSPSSLAGQPLEPGPPDAPTELTGSPPVGRPLAPGPLADLSPTSTHSPGAPKSPILSPDTPSLSPKLSIGVSQSLGSSDGPAETPRSPDGPSSPEQGSPLPPSDSGPVPMDKGFQPPQLGLRRASDGVVQLPGEGQGMGVLGGSLAALPRGGPPHCGQPLQSESNWSLSQSFEWAFPPRAAEWEPPRSPIREADDSGLSDPGELDGEGLAPSPKWPDEGSDSEGLRPELPKVALDGQDTEAAGSSAPPGGATEAPCDKAGSPVEAGRRGSLEATCPGGPDAQRELAVTELKGPAVVGEAEALWEKQGRPLLGAPLQLTDPELEPGLERAAPILLADVPRPAGARACQEEGSAGGLALAGGSQEGLRPGEPGSELHPHSRWLDQLLASPPPCADETKRQNIPEPGEPAGPEGLLGWSRKDLCSEFGIRGTHRAGELGWASEHNTGKTDWASETEQDREFGTGTRDWGDAYKEPERLQESSAAHGNWPDAYSMEESCRQEGDFSPGKPDWSGQYNVGGANSPDGEFSTRKLDWSNSYGTGESTQQDKRFKAGQPDWTHEPVVGDTAQQDREWPHMYGGDTDQQDGEFGTSKSSWTHEPGAGDTARQDREVGSGKPDWSHESSVGDSARQDEEFSSGKPDWPHMYGGDTNQKDRESGTCQSGWARELCVGDTTRQAREWPHMYGGDTARQDREFGTSKPDWTHDPGVGDIGDTARQDREFGTSKPDWTHDPGVGDIGDTARQDREFGTSKPDWTRDPGVGDTVRQDREFGTSKPDWTRDPGVGDTVRQDREFGTSKPDWTHDPGVGDTVRQDREFGTSKPDWTHDPGVGDTVRQDREFGTSKPDWTRDPGVGDTVRQDREFGTSEPDWTHDPGVGDIGDTARQDRQFGTSKPDWTHDPGVGDTVRQDREFGTSKPDWTHDPGVGDIGDTARQDREFGTSKPDWTHDPGVGDTARQDREFGTSKPDWTRDPGVGDTVRQDREFGTSKPDWTRDPGVDDTARQDREFGSGKPDWPRVYSGDTVRQDREFGTNEPDWTRDPGVDDTARQDREFGSGKPDWPRVYSGDTVRQDREFGTNEPDWTREYGFSPADGPGKECSPEKPDWTRECSAKSHEQGREWTRGYGVGDTAQQDKDFGTGQQLWTREFGIGDGAGQDGALSPDKPAWLGDHGSRLTDRDSTFGPGVEDAGSLIRAPKARKPRWNGSGLQESKFSFARRDCTREFGVGGAEHESQFGVIGTQRAGGFGLAALEPVAASETLPERAGHSQGVGLEELREAGVGQPDWAGGQGLGVTEPSVSGGWMDWTYTCSMSSTGPSSGLGAGGADPPREPGVGQSDGAGDGTGDSATASGLGHLGMTEAGERQFYWSREFSSGAERSAKPGEVAVGQMDWASEAGIGCGKQPGATSLAGLELHGDSGPVSPAHSGPSLLLEEMLAKAATQRKSPSAERGLPAAPDAHPSLSLREEDDGPRPDGDGAPSPSDAMDGGWPPREARRLSQPGRRGSQLSLPGEEFAFLEDTEVLDSAVYRNRANLGRKRGHRAPAPRPAGTQGLSEAEAADWMFRDSTEPRTVHRESSDEEAAEEPQSRRARSSSATKGIKVPLFPGLSPSALKAKLRGRNRSVEEGAQPGEAKTALPKEPHVQRSKSCKLPGLGGKPLALPPKPEKSSGSDASSPHWLQALKLKKKKS